In a single window of the Halobaculum lipolyticum genome:
- a CDS encoding DUF7539 family protein has translation MDEADRQLVHEVRSRLDEWTTSARSEAYTELFEGTDPILSTEELRLLDAVDSLLERHGGDGVWGTDQYGVHADVAGDATDSLGVVCVYHPQVTRDSVLRGVDDLDDDTEERINAALWTYAERVTDIIERELDAYLGRE, from the coding sequence ATGGACGAAGCAGACCGGCAACTCGTACACGAGGTTCGTTCCCGACTCGACGAGTGGACCACCAGCGCCCGAAGCGAGGCGTACACCGAACTGTTCGAGGGGACCGACCCGATCCTCTCGACGGAGGAACTCCGGCTGCTCGACGCGGTCGACTCCCTGTTAGAGCGCCACGGCGGCGACGGCGTCTGGGGGACCGACCAGTACGGCGTGCACGCCGACGTCGCCGGCGACGCGACCGACTCGCTGGGCGTCGTCTGCGTCTACCACCCGCAGGTGACGCGGGACTCGGTGCTCCGGGGCGTCGACGACCTCGACGACGACACCGAAGAACGGATCAACGCGGCACTGTGGACGTACGCCGAGCGCGTCACGGACATCATCGAGCGCGAACTCGACGCGTACCTCGGGCGAGAGTAG